The window CGCGACGAAGCCCGGCGCGATCGTCTACTTCAATCCGTCGATGGGACTCCTCGAGCAGGCGATCATTCGCGCGCGCTCGCTCGGTGGAAAGACGGCAGAGGTTCCGCTCTTCGCGTCCGAAGGCGGTGCAACGGTGCCGCTCTCGGTGACGTGGGTTGGATCCGACTCCGCGCACGTCACACTTGGCGGCGTCACGATGAACGTCGCTCTTGGCGTCGACGGGAGAGTCGCCGGCATGGCGGCTCCGTCGCAGAACGTGCGCGTCGTACGCGTCGACGGCGCGCGCATTACGACGACGATCGCGAAGCCCGACTATTCGGCACCGGCCGACGCGCCATACACCGCTGAAGACGTGACGGTGACGACGCCCAAAGGGCTCAAGCTCACGGGAACGCTGACGCTTCCCAAGGCGAGGCCGGCGCGCGGTGCGCCGGCGATCGTCACGATCACCGGCTCGGGAACGGAGGAGCGCGACGAATCACTTCCCGGCGTGAATGGTTATCGTCCCTTCCGTCAGGTCGCGGACACGTTAGGTCGCCGCGGGATCGCCGTGCTGCGACTCGACGATCGAGGCGCGGGCGGCTCGGACCTCGGACCGAAGGGTCCGACATCGGCGGATTTCGCGGACGACATTCGGGCGGCACTCGCGTATCTGCGCACGCGTCACGACGTCGACGGCGACCGGCTCGGACTCGTTGGGCATAGCGAGGGCGGAATGATCGCGCCAATGGTCGCGGCGTCGGATCCGAAGCTCCGCGCGATCGTGCTCATGGCGGGGCCGGCGCACACCGGGCGCGCCATTCTCAAATACCAGCAGGAGTACGCGGCCGATTCGATGCTTCATCTCACTGGGGCGA of the Gemmatimonadaceae bacterium genome contains:
- a CDS encoding alpha/beta fold hydrolase, translated to MTFRPSHVAAAAFALLLGFAAHAQQPTTFVMLLGNDTLAVERVTRSANRLEGDFVSPARGAHVRYAATLAADGTMSRMDLWAYRGADTTGTHATMEEQGDSMAVELQGRTQHFATKPGAIVYFNPSMGLLEQAIIRARSLGGKTAEVPLFASEGGATVPLSVTWVGSDSAHVTLGGVTMNVALGVDGRVAGMAAPSQNVRVVRVDGARITTTIAKPDYSAPADAPYTAEDVTVTTPKGLKLTGTLTLPKARPARGAPAIVTITGSGTEERDESLPGVNGYRPFRQVADTLGRRGIAVLRLDDRGAGGSDLGPKGPTSADFADDIRAALAYLRTRHDVDGDRLGLVGHSEGGMIAPMVAASDPKLRAIVLMAGPAHTGRAILKYQQEYAADSMLHLTGAKRDSAVKAMARTLDSASAAEPWIHFFLDYDPLATAKRVKQPVLILQGATDKQVTPEQAAELAAAFRSGGDNDVTMKAFPSTDHLFLADPVGNPSGYASLPSKNVRVEVLGMIADWLAARLR